The Acropora muricata isolate sample 2 chromosome 4, ASM3666990v1, whole genome shotgun sequence genome contains the following window.
aaaaacaaaaaatctgaGTTTGTTATGATGTCAACCTTGGTTTTACTTAATTTTACACCCTATCTCTCATTTTTATCTATTAACATAAACTGAGGTGAACTTTCAGTGTGTTGTCTCTGAAAACGCACTGCACCAAGAATGGTATAATCTAGTAAAGATTTCTGAAAAAAGTTGCGCAGATCAATTGTTGAGCataagaaaattattattttattattattactttttcgGACATTCATTTTTACaaggaatttttttattttactttttatgTGTTGTACAAAAGGTTTATCGCCTGACCAGCAGAGTTTTTTTGTGAAGGAAGGAGGTAAGGTTGAACTGAATTGTCTTCCTGCCGCCGACAGTCATCCGCCTGCAGGAATAATCTGGTACAAGTACAACATTCCAGTACAGGACATATCTTACCGCTCTTTTACCGCTGATGTCTTGAACTTGAGCAAAATAGCTCTGGATAATTTGCTAGTTGCTGATTCTGGCAATTATTCTTGCTCTTTTAATAACACAGAGATGACCTTTAATAGGACATTTATACTGCGAGTTTTTGGTGAGTTTTATCAAAgctttagggagtttaagaagctacgatggcaactgcaaggaaaacgtcatattaaaattgaactttgcgttaagttaagtcttttgcgattattccatgttgatcacgttgtacaaaataggcggagtgctctttcgcttgcttggtacgaatggttttccagtaaaggcaaagaatgaaagatttactgcttcgagctcgcgttgtcgtcagaacctcaaatatgaaaatttcacgtcgtcgtttggcagactacgtcaaaaccttgcaccaaaaagcgtgccgcacgtgcagcacgattatttttctccattcaaccaatcaaatcattaatttgtggcgttgtggctaacgttgccgtcgtcaaatcttaaactcccttttatCAAAATGTCATCATTTCTACTTGCTATCGGGTGCAGTATTTGTGAAGTACGAACTTTTTAGCAAAAACAATGGACGAAAACACTCGTTTTGAATTAAATACTAGTGGTTTAAGGCACTGTATGTGTTTATGTCAGTGTTAACTTTCGAACATATACAAGGTTGGgaatagtttcgaaagaaactgcggtgctgcGTCAGTAGGAGATTGATAAATAAAAATTGGGTTTGTCAACTGAGgcgttgataatttaaatttttgctactgtagaaagtttgaaaaacatgagctgacgtttcaagcgttggCTCTTCGTCGGAGCAAATAGCGAAGGACCAACACTTGAAGTGTCAGCTCATATCTTTGGAACTTTCCACGGTagcaaaaattcaaattatcaACGCTTaagttgataaacccaattcttCTTCAACTTTCGAACTCTAGACACTTTGCCTCACTTTGGGAAATTCGTTTAATCATTATtaggaattgaaaaaacaaattgaaggaCCCTTTTCCTCTCCAAATGCAGTCTGTAATAAATCAGAGGAAAAAAATCTAGATCTCATAACACAAACAATTCCCCTAACCTTGGTAACAATAGCAGATACAGGTCGTTGGGACCTGAGTCTGGAAGAGCTACGTGTTTACGCAAAAAAGTTCCCTCCGGATAATTAGTTCATTCTATCTTTTTTCTCCTTGCCAAAGTTAAATTAAATGTTTTGCATGTTACGCGTAGGTTTCAAAAATTTCATaaactctgtttttttttaatcttttcaaGAACCTTGTTGTGGACCTGCTATCGTTGAATTTCCCAATACAACAGCCATCCTTGGAAGTGAGGTTAACTTGCGTTGTCATGTGACCAGCGACTCTGTCGTTTATATCAGATGGTACTTCAAGCTGCAGGCAGCCAAGATGAACGCCTCAAACAGTCAAACTTTGGAAGATTTAAGAGAGATCTCAAGTATTTTACCGGTCAAAGTCTTTAGTTATGGTGACAGTTCATTTAAGGACAACCTCAACAGAGTGGAAGCCATGTATCACATTGACAATGTCTCGTTTGCAGATCAAGGGGAATACATTTGTGAAGCATTTGATGAACATGGCAAAGCGAGAAAGGGtgcattcttgaaagttttcaATGGTACGTTCTATTTGTTCATTAACATTCCAACATGAGCGAGGATGGCACAGTCGGTAAGTGCCTTTTTGCAAGAGGTCCCGAGTTCGATTCCAGGATCTCACATGGTTGGTTTCGGCTTCTTGCCATTATGTGTAGCTGAAGTAGCTTTagatacccgtaaaacggagcacaaATAGAGAGAGGGGAGTAAAGTGAGCGCACCGTCGccctcaggtttgtcagttgaATCACTCTTTCCAGTTGTCGACGTGAAATAAGGTTtactcttttattattattattattttattttattttttttgctttgatgAACTTTATCTAGAGAAAGAATTTAATTTTAAGTTTCAGGGCTTTTTTTGGCCATTCTAATACACTGAATTTCTGCTATCTTACGTTTTGAAGGAACCGAATCACCAGCACGTGACCTAGAGGCAAAGTGTGGTAGATTCTATGAAAACAACCAAACGTTACCACTGGCGATGCTTATTGTAGTGCCTGCAGCCTTTTTAGTCGTTTTTACTGTCGTGTTTGTGAGGGCCTTAGACAAAATCAAGCAGAAACGAGCTGTACTGTTGAAATCAGATGTGGGTCGAAATGAAAAGCTTAGGAACGGAGATTTTAATGGAAACAACGGATGTCCCAGTCAGGTATACTGATTTGCAATTAGATTCTCTTATTTCGGTTATTGATTTTCAGTGTTCCCTCTCAGCTCAGTTGTCTTCTCTGGCCCACAACTTGAAGGGGCATGCGAGCTTTTTTCCACCAACTTAATAAAATACCGATGGTAAGTTACAAATATtcaacaattattcaccgaagtggacgTGAATAGTatttggataatcacctccgagctagccaatcagtgcgcgccaaaagcactattcacttgggTGGTATATACCAAAAACGGCTATCTCAAGTCAGTAACTCACGATCTCAATTTATTAAGCTGCGATGGCAAAACAATCGCATGTCCCTTATGGGCCAATGAAGCATCTCCGAGTTCTGAGAAAACGACAGCATGACAGATTCAATTCAGGGAAAAATATCCACGCGCGCCAAATTCTATGATATGCGGGCACAAATAAATAACATAATTGATCGAATGAGAGAAAATAATTTGCGTGCAGTATGGTCTTTGATGcacttttttaacaatttttagcagtaaatctttcattctctgtctTCACGTGAAAATCATTCGCGCCAATCAAGTAAAAGGTCACTAAGCGCAATTAGCAAAACATAACCTaccgcaaagttctattttaaaatGACCTTTTCGTTGCAACGTAGCTTCTTTCACTCTAGTGTGTATTTTTACGGATGTTTAAATCGCTCGCGGAAATTAGAGAAGACTGACTCACAGTCTATTCTATCCGCTCGGCAAAAGTACAAAATGAAGGATTTCATATTAATAAGCAGATTCGCATTGTTGTCAGAACTTCAAACGTTTGACGTTGTTGGTCTGAGGTACGGCAACTTCAGAAGTGAAGCAGGATTATGCTTTCTCATTCAATCAACCATATTATTTATTTCCAAGTTTGTCCCTTTTATCAGGGAGTTTACGTAATATCGACGCGACGAACACGGGAACGTCACAAATCTGCTTATTTAATaagcaaaaacaatcatttctaCACGCACGTGCGTTATTAATTAGTcatttttattcatattttttccttcctctgTGAAACaaagacgtgaaatgaccaaatttgaagtcctgCCAGTGAGTATTGAGGATGTCAGCGCACAACGCTaaaattcaactttttttctcgGAATTTCTAATCAGTTTAAGCTAgtttatttttgtgtttttcgtgCTTATTTGAAACAGTTCTTTTATGTTACAAATAATGCaaactttattttgaaatgacatCCTCGTGCTGTCGAGAAGAAAGAGCTTTAACATCGATGACAGCATAGACAGCGACATCGCCGCAAATtaagaatctgattggtcgaatgaaAAAAATACGCGTGCTGCACTTGCGGCACGCACCTATGGACAGGCCCGTGCCACCCTCTTCAAAACAACAGCATGAAATTATCTCATTTGCGGTTTTGACGACAGCTTGAGCATATGACAGTAAATATTTGATTTTCTGTATTTAGTTCGACGGCGCTACTAGCAGTccagagtgaaaaaaaaacatctttcaaTTTCTAgctttgttcgtccaccagcaattctACATTTCACCTATTGTATCCGTGTGTCTAGAGGTTAGTTCAAAACCAGCAATAGTTCGACGTCAAAGGTTTTCATCTTAATTTCCAAATAATGACAAGTTTCACGCTTGCAATATTTGTTAATCATAGCTTTCATGTGTACCTTCGATCAACTTTTTGCTTGCTTAGAAGTGCTTGTTTTTGAAACTCATTTCTTTAGCAACTGCTGTGAAATTGGATCTTTTGCTCAGGGTTAGAAATCAAACTCAAGTCCCACACTAATTGCGTGAATTAAAAAGCGAATTTTATCGCATCAATTGAAATCAAATTGGTTGCtagtttttgatgagaggggaaaacggCAGTATACATCTCGGAGCAAAGTAGAGAATCAACGACCTTAATCCACATGCATCGAGAACgagaatcgaacccaggccacgtTGGTGGAAGACGAGTGGTCTCACCACTTAGCCGACACTGCTCCTTCTCGTCGTCTCTTTTTTGACAGACCGCATCTCCTAGCTTGCTCGTTACCGACCTCTTATTAAAGCGTCTAATTTGATTGTTTCCAGAATAGAGATAAAAGAATGATGATTTCTCATCTTCATCAGAGGATTCCAAATTCTACCACACTTGACAGAATACAGAACGCTGGCCAACTGACCGTGTTATCAGCGCTGAAAGACACTTCTGACAAAGCGCCTTGTAACTCATTTCCGTCGTCAAGGCTCACTGACGTCATTGTTATCGAAAGTAAACGCTGCAGTGAGGCTCTTGAACTGGAGTGGGAGGGAATGGAACTAGTCATGGATGAAGGGTTTGAAGCCATCAAACTGTGCAAGGAGGAGGAAGTTtagtgaaacaagaaaacaggGAGATGACTTGCATAGTGGAAGGAAAATCACTGAGAAGATAACAAGATCCcagttttcaattttatttttattcttttaaacAAGACGACAATAAAACTGATCACAAAAATTGCTCATTACAAACGATTCATTTCATTGCCTTAACAATATTGGCACTAACTACTTGAACCAAATCGACGTTTGTCCTGTTTTCCCAAAATTGTTAGCACTGTACCACCCGCGATGAGTGTAATGGGGTGATCCGCCGGGGACATCCGGGGCGAAATCCGTAGCTGTGCATCCACCGCAGGGACTTCGTCCCGACCCTGAAtgaacacttgggaaaaaaggGCCTTTGTTGAAGACTGCATTTGATGCCATCTTTTCGCTGAAGCCGTACCCGGTGGGATAAGAGTCAGTCCAAGTGACCCCAAGAGCCTCTGCCAGACCGAACCTCACATAGGTCCCACTTTCTCCCTTCAGGGCTTCGACAATAAACTTTTGAATATGCATACGACCCGATTGTCCACCGTTATAGCGGTTATGGTTTGCGAAAGTTATGTTTACAAGGCTGTTTTTGAGAGAAATACGATATACGTAACCATACTGATCGATTCCACCTGTGCTCGGGTTGTTTCCCGCAGCCATTAACATGTAGCGAGCATTGATGGCCATTTTCACAGCGCCATGTGGCAGATTAATGACTCCATTCATGGAACTGCGCTTAGTGGGAAGCCAATTGTAACCAAAGGGATTATTCATGTTGGGGATGGCTTTGTTGTTCCCATTTAATCCAGTTGTATGAACATAACCATAACTCGCTAGCATCCATCCTCCGCCAGCAAAACTCATGTCACAGTACGTCTCAGCCGGGGATGTTTCTCCAGGAGGCTTGATCCAGTACATACCGCTGCCTACACTATCGCCGGCGTCTAGAATCGCTTGTGCGCTTGGTGCTGGGTACATTGTAGTTCCCAGTCTATTTTTTCTCTGACACTGAAATCCGGAATAGGGAAATGGGCATTCGCAAATGTTGATTCCTTTGCAAGTACCACCGTTTTGACATGGTTTTGCTGCGCAGTTGCCTTAAATGTAAGAGGGAGAGGTATTTTCAATGTGGGATTAGTTGTGTTTTATGAATAAATGTACATTTTCAAAGTGTAAGTGTATCTTAagggattctgattggttgatgaACGATAAAAGATTAAACCAGCCAATCAGATAAGACCTTTGAAGTCCACCTTTCTTTTCCTGAGAAATTTTGAAGACAACGACGTTTTCTTAACAGGACACAGCAACGGTGATCAAActccgaaggtcgtgggttcgaatcccaccttGGGCAGGGTCTTTCTCTATCCACGTGTGGAACCATTTCCTTTtctagggctaacgctcaggTGGGATAATTTAGAAATTTGCTTAGCTCGAGACTTGAATAGCTTGGAAAAGTACTTCCTTTTTGGTCAAAGTTTGGGAAAGGTAGCGTGAAAAGCGAGGAAGAAGACAGAACGGCAAAAGTAAGAACCTTGTGAGTTTGACTGGTAACATTTTCAATGTAACATTTCCTGAGTACTGTTAGTGATATAGTTTCTATTACAATTTCAGCGCACGAGGTTATTTTAGGAAGGGCCAAAAAGATCGCGTATCAGGAACTTTCGCGCACTACCGTGACTGTTTGACAATGGGctagttcggaaaataccataatactcatCGATTGTcccctcaaattttgcataagcattgtttttgttttctcctgggaccattgtaagtcccaagagaaactggaaacaatgcttatgcaaaatttgggggacaaacaaagagtattatggtattttccgaagtggcctatagtTGGATTTCACTCACTTATTTGGCAGAAAGCTCCGCTAAATCCCGCGGGACATGAGCACCACGAAGAGGTTGGTCCAGCACATTTTCCTCCATTGCGACAGAAAGTTTCTCTACACACTGAAACATAAAACACGCACAAAAATGTTTCATCTACCTTTGAAACTTTTTGagaggaaacaaagaaattggccaTGCTTTGTGCATGCGGCTGAAGTGGACTGCCTGGGGAATGAAACCGAAGGGATTTGGTCAATAATCAGTGTCCTGTGGCATGTTCCTCCATGTCATAAAAAGTCTTTTTTCTAGGCCGGCCATCTCATttataagagaaaaaaaaaacgcacacTGCGGGTataaacatttgaaacaaacgcaTAGTTTGAAATTATTCACTTCACGTTTCGTTTGCTTTAACATACATCTTCAAAAGCGACCTCTTATTACAGATTTAAATTTGAACGTTCTTCTTCCTTGATGAAGCTATTTTGTTGGCTCTAACTTAATCCTTCGGGATCCCGTGACATTACGTTGTTTGTTGGTTCTAGATTAGGATGACAACCAATCAACTAACCGTTGCATTCATTTTGACTGCAGTACTTGACAACAGCGGCTTTCGTTTCTTTGCATTCATTTGCTGTTGAATTCAGTTCACAGCTGATCCTCTGGGAAAACACCGAGCAATTTTCCACTATCTCTTCCATTTTCTCAAAGCATCGCAGGCATGATGCTAGAATAGAAACAACAAAGTTAGAAAACGTTCACCTTACTCTAGAAGGTTTCTTGCCGTAAGTTTTGCCGAGGCTGTTTGGTAACTCCGGCATCATTTTGGTGTTTTCCGTCACGTTTTGGTTTGTAGAACAACTGCGCCATGAGACACTGCATGTGTATTAAACAACCAAACAACTGAGAGAACACCCGCTATGCTCCACAGGCGTGTTTCAATTTTCCGTTTCACAACTCATTGAGGTAAGAAAGTCGTTTTCAAGTTCTGGTCAATCAGCCTGCCATATGAACAGTGAATAATGATTTAAGCTCTCTTTAAAACTTTGAACGCAATAAGGCAGGTGATAGCGCAGAAATGCACCTATTTGTTGAATGATTACGAAAGTAAGTTGACGAGACCGTGGGAGGAACGAGGTTGAATCTGTCATTAATAGGGTACCTTTCCAAGATCATCCAGGGCGGGGATATTCCccttcaacctcgttcccaggctatgtctttgtctttttcccTTAGAACGAGGTTGCCTCCTGAAGAGGCTGCATTATCGCTGCATTACAAGAAAATGTCAAGTAAGCAGGACAGCTGACCTTTGGCACAGTAAGCCAAACAGAGCTTTTTTATCCGCACAAGATATTCGTCACATGTCTTGTAAATATCGACTTTCAGCTGATTCTCATTAATTTCCCTGCATTTTGCGGCCAACACGTAAGCTTCTTTCAAACAGTCTTCGTACGTCAAATACTaagaacgaaacaaaaaaacatcaacaaagaaacaaaaaaaacaacgtaTACAGGGTGATGAAGTCAACTGCTGCGCACAATATTACCCCTTTGGTTGCATCGCTTATGTATATAACAGTCGTCATTTATTGAGTTACCCGCGAAATTTATCTTCGGAGCAAAGTGAGAAAAATCTGAGGCTATGTCTACACTATACCGAACCGCTTTTCGTGCCGACATGAAAAACACTTCGGCATAGTGTGAACAGAAACGGCCCAAATCTATCCGATACGTGACGATTCACTTTCAAGATCGAAGCGGCGCAGCGACGCTCCGCTGTAAAAACCGCGCCAAAATTAGTGATCCCTTTGTGAACAGAAGCCCTATCCGATATGGTTTTTGTGTCGGCGCAGAAGCTATCCGGTGTAGTGTAGACAGCCTGAAAGTGCAAGAAAATTCCTGAAATAACCCGGCCCGTGCGTAAACCGAAAGGATTACAATTCCTCTGTGGTGACTTTCAAAACGGTTTCTTGGAGGAATTATCCTAAAGTGCACGAAACGTCAAGTGAATTACTTCACACTAAGCTTTTGTTTCTAATGTTTGTGACTTCGCCGGGTTAGCTTTTGTTCTTGTAAAGCAGAGAGGCTGGAGATGGCCAAAGAAGATCATTTTTACGATGAAGTAATTTGATCTTCGCttaaaaatcttgaaaaatccaGCAGATTATCACGTAACATTTTCGACATTTGTAGGAAACTTACTACCCTGTTGAATGCCCGTgttatttccattttttctttgGTGATCATGTTGTTGTTCTCTCTCGAATTGGTTTTCATTCTGTCCGAAATCTGAAATTCGTCCTTGACTGATGTAGTCAGAGGACTGTAGTCAGATGTTCTAAGGGAATCGGAATGAACGGAAACAAGAAAAGATCTCGGTAATAAATTTTTGCAGCATCTGAGTAACTGTTATTCACAGCCTTGAAATATATAAATCTCACATATGCAGGATCTGGCAATCGGCGACGACTTAAGAAATTGCAATTCCAAGAACTTACCTCTCcacatttttccttttgttttatcaagtCGCTTTCGGCTAGTAAACtcccaacgaaacaaaaactTATAGTAAAACAGCAAGTGAAAATAAGAGCCACGAAGCTTTTCATTTTGTGCAAAGTCGTTCTTTCAAGCACGTGCAACTAATTAAAGACGACTTCCGCTTTTATTGCACCGAAATAAGTAAATTAATTACGTGTTCCAAGCGCAAAGTACGATTGGTTACCACTGCTCTAATCCGCTTCCAGGAATTCACGGCTCCTTCGGCCAATGGTGACTCGGAGTTACCCCTTTGGGAATTTTGTTCTCGTCGAAAGGTAAATAAATTCGAaactaatttttcttttgtagacGTGTTGACTGATTGGAGCAAACACCTGAGGAAACGCTTTTATTCTATTAAACAGAATCCTTTGGAAGTTTGAACAATTAAACTTTTGGTTGAACAGCTTTTCCGCAAACTGTAAATTCGCCTTTGAATTTTAGCATTTCAACAATTTACAAGGAACTGTGTTGTCGAAACAGATTTTGATCCAAGGGAGTGTGTTTAACTGGAGCAGCTTTTGGCGTTTCAGCACAGCCGGAACTCCAAGAGTAATC
Protein-coding sequences here:
- the LOC136914242 gene encoding fibroblast growth factor receptor 4-like — translated: MFPSIQVLIITVLGYNSRVLGLSPDQQSFFVKEGGKVELNCLPAADSHPPAGIIWYKYNIPVQDISYRSFTADVLNLSKIALDNLLVADSGNYSCSFNNTEMTFNRTFILRVFEPCCGPAIVEFPNTTAILGSEVNLRCHVTSDSVVYIRWYFKLQAAKMNASNSQTLEDLREISSILPVKVFSYGDSSFKDNLNRVEAMYHIDNVSFADQGEYICEAFDEHGKARKGAFLKVFNGTESPARDLEAKCGRFYENNQTLPLAMLIVVPAAFLVVFTVVFVRALDKIKQKRAVLLKSDVGRNEKLRNGDFNGNNGCPSQNRDKRMMISHLHQRIPNSTTLDRIQNAGQLTVLSALKDTSDKAPCNSFPSSRLTDVIVIESKRCSEALELEWEGMELVMDEGFEAIKLCKEEEV
- the LOC136914238 gene encoding uncharacterized protein isoform X2; the protein is MEITRAFNRVYLTYEDCLKEAYVLAAKCREINENQLKVDIYKTCDEYLVRIKKLCLAYCAKASCLRCFEKMEEIVENCSVFSQRISCELNSTANECKETKAAVVKYCSQNECNVCRETFCRNGGKCAGPTSSWCSCPAGFSGAFCQISNCAAKPCQNGGTCKGINICECPFPYSGFQCQRKNRLGTTMYPAPSAQAILDAGDSVGSGMYWIKPPGETSPAETYCDMSFAGGGWMLASYGYVHTTGLNGNNKAIPNMNNPFGYNWLPTKRSSMNGVINLPHGAVKMAINARYMLMAAGNNPSTGGIDQYGYVYRISLKNSLVNITFANHNRYNGGQSGRMHIQKFIVEALKGESGTYVRFGLAEALGVTWTDSYPTGYGFSEKMASNAVFNKGPFFPSVHSGSGRSPCGGCTATDFAPDVPGGSPHYTHRGWYSANNFGKTGQTSIWFK
- the LOC136914238 gene encoding uncharacterized protein isoform X1, translated to MKSFVALIFTCCFTISFCFVGSLLAESDLIKQKEKCGEYLTYEDCLKEAYVLAAKCREINENQLKVDIYKTCDEYLVRIKKLCLAYCAKASCLRCFEKMEEIVENCSVFSQRISCELNSTANECKETKAAVVKYCSQNECNVCRETFCRNGGKCAGPTSSWCSCPAGFSGAFCQISNCAAKPCQNGGTCKGINICECPFPYSGFQCQRKNRLGTTMYPAPSAQAILDAGDSVGSGMYWIKPPGETSPAETYCDMSFAGGGWMLASYGYVHTTGLNGNNKAIPNMNNPFGYNWLPTKRSSMNGVINLPHGAVKMAINARYMLMAAGNNPSTGGIDQYGYVYRISLKNSLVNITFANHNRYNGGQSGRMHIQKFIVEALKGESGTYVRFGLAEALGVTWTDSYPTGYGFSEKMASNAVFNKGPFFPSVHSGSGRSPCGGCTATDFAPDVPGGSPHYTHRGWYSANNFGKTGQTSIWFK